A single region of the Cucumis melo cultivar AY chromosome 3, USDA_Cmelo_AY_1.0, whole genome shotgun sequence genome encodes:
- the LOC103488449 gene encoding uncharacterized protein LOC103488449 isoform X1, protein MKLESDSSFYNSMTSRNDAPESLECNYSSTVLQHRVMSNNPTSLSCQEKINQENVIQSSHSSCDGNICMITKINRSSTDVFDNNAEGISAFGASSNMKPSFSYVDKSVMECQMSKTIVCDQEINVNDVKDICIDEGVASLENFFFKSTVEKSISKISPLEEDRNEGSIKEKETSFEVSKFIADDHKVSLEDHFAMDWTTHNDAKDLTQIEEEKLNLSEPEVLMQKLVKKSCSSESLDKIGVQISGEKANLEDPSSASKSVDSCNDTPALGSAAEPPSHNIAAHPSGYNDEFENGSIALTLNSISPVANGGEEHQECCGRSDSVIGTQVSTNLEYRTSDSRLLSSQNMNDIGESSFSAVDPLASLVTYSGPVAYSGSISLRSESSTTSTRSFAFPILQTEWNSSPVKMVKAERRHYRKYRGWREGLLCCKF, encoded by the exons ATGAAACTGG AAAGTGACTCTTCATTTTACAATTCAATGACCAGCCGGAACGATGCTCCAGAATCTCTCGAATGCAATTACAGCAGTACTGTGTTGCAACACCGGGTCATGAGTAATAATCCAACTAGCCTCTCATGTCAAGAGAAGATAAACCAGGAAAACGTTATTCAATCTTCACATTCTTCTTGTGATGGGAATATTTGCATGATTACTAAGATTAACCGGTCTTCTACAGATGTTTTTGATAATAATGCTGAAGGTATTAGCGCATTTGGGGCATCATCCAATATGAAACCCTCATTCTCATATGTGGACAAAAGTGTCATGGAATGTCAAATGTCAAAAACGATAGTCTGTGACCAAGAAATTAATGTCAATGATGTGAAGGATATCTGCATCGATGAAGGGGTGGCTTCTCTGGAAAATTTCTTCTTTAAGAGTACGGTCGAGAAGTCGATTAGTAAAATCTCCCCTCTGGAGGAAGACCGGAACGAAGGatctataaaagaaaaagagacttCTTTTGAGGTGTCCAAGTTCATAGCAGATGATCATAAAGTTTCTTTAGAAGATCACTTTGCCATGGATTGGACTACTCATAATGATGCGAAGGACTTGACACAGATAGAGGAAGAAAAACTCAATCTGAGCGAGCCAGAAGTTTTGATGCAAAAGCTAGTTAAGAAAAGTTGCTCTTCCGAGTCTTTAGATAAAATAGGTGTGCAG ATATCTGGTGAAAAAGCAAATTTGGAAGACCCTTCTTCAGCTTCCAAATCTGTTGATTCTTGCAACGACACTCCTGCTCTGGGCTCTGCAGCAGAACCACCCAGTCATAACATCGCAGCGCATCCTTCAGGTTATAATGATGAATTTGAGAATGGAAGTATTGCACTTACTCTCAACTCGATCTCTCCAGTGGCGAATGGTGGAGAAGAACATCAGGAGTGTTGCGGAAGAAGTGATTCTGTAATTGGAACTCAAGTTTCAACCAATCTGGAATATAGAACTTCAGATAGTAGACTACTTTCGAGTCAAAACATGAACGACATTGGCGAGTCTAGTTTCTCTGCCGTAGATCCACTAGCTAGTCTTGTTACTTACTCAGGGCCAGTAGCCTATTCTGGAAGCATCTCGCTTCGATCAGAAAGTAGCACAACAAGCACACGTTCTTTTGCCTTCCCTAT ATTACAGACCGAATGGAATAGTAGCCCGGTTAAAATGGTAAAAGCTGAACGGAGGCATTACCGAAAGTATCGAGGTTGGAGGGAGGGACTTCTATGCTGCAAATTCTGA
- the LOC103488449 gene encoding uncharacterized protein LOC103488449 isoform X2, with translation MTSRNDAPESLECNYSSTVLQHRVMSNNPTSLSCQEKINQENVIQSSHSSCDGNICMITKINRSSTDVFDNNAEGISAFGASSNMKPSFSYVDKSVMECQMSKTIVCDQEINVNDVKDICIDEGVASLENFFFKSTVEKSISKISPLEEDRNEGSIKEKETSFEVSKFIADDHKVSLEDHFAMDWTTHNDAKDLTQIEEEKLNLSEPEVLMQKLVKKSCSSESLDKIGVQISGEKANLEDPSSASKSVDSCNDTPALGSAAEPPSHNIAAHPSGYNDEFENGSIALTLNSISPVANGGEEHQECCGRSDSVIGTQVSTNLEYRTSDSRLLSSQNMNDIGESSFSAVDPLASLVTYSGPVAYSGSISLRSESSTTSTRSFAFPILQTEWNSSPVKMVKAERRHYRKYRGWREGLLCCKF, from the exons ATGACCAGCCGGAACGATGCTCCAGAATCTCTCGAATGCAATTACAGCAGTACTGTGTTGCAACACCGGGTCATGAGTAATAATCCAACTAGCCTCTCATGTCAAGAGAAGATAAACCAGGAAAACGTTATTCAATCTTCACATTCTTCTTGTGATGGGAATATTTGCATGATTACTAAGATTAACCGGTCTTCTACAGATGTTTTTGATAATAATGCTGAAGGTATTAGCGCATTTGGGGCATCATCCAATATGAAACCCTCATTCTCATATGTGGACAAAAGTGTCATGGAATGTCAAATGTCAAAAACGATAGTCTGTGACCAAGAAATTAATGTCAATGATGTGAAGGATATCTGCATCGATGAAGGGGTGGCTTCTCTGGAAAATTTCTTCTTTAAGAGTACGGTCGAGAAGTCGATTAGTAAAATCTCCCCTCTGGAGGAAGACCGGAACGAAGGatctataaaagaaaaagagacttCTTTTGAGGTGTCCAAGTTCATAGCAGATGATCATAAAGTTTCTTTAGAAGATCACTTTGCCATGGATTGGACTACTCATAATGATGCGAAGGACTTGACACAGATAGAGGAAGAAAAACTCAATCTGAGCGAGCCAGAAGTTTTGATGCAAAAGCTAGTTAAGAAAAGTTGCTCTTCCGAGTCTTTAGATAAAATAGGTGTGCAG ATATCTGGTGAAAAAGCAAATTTGGAAGACCCTTCTTCAGCTTCCAAATCTGTTGATTCTTGCAACGACACTCCTGCTCTGGGCTCTGCAGCAGAACCACCCAGTCATAACATCGCAGCGCATCCTTCAGGTTATAATGATGAATTTGAGAATGGAAGTATTGCACTTACTCTCAACTCGATCTCTCCAGTGGCGAATGGTGGAGAAGAACATCAGGAGTGTTGCGGAAGAAGTGATTCTGTAATTGGAACTCAAGTTTCAACCAATCTGGAATATAGAACTTCAGATAGTAGACTACTTTCGAGTCAAAACATGAACGACATTGGCGAGTCTAGTTTCTCTGCCGTAGATCCACTAGCTAGTCTTGTTACTTACTCAGGGCCAGTAGCCTATTCTGGAAGCATCTCGCTTCGATCAGAAAGTAGCACAACAAGCACACGTTCTTTTGCCTTCCCTAT ATTACAGACCGAATGGAATAGTAGCCCGGTTAAAATGGTAAAAGCTGAACGGAGGCATTACCGAAAGTATCGAGGTTGGAGGGAGGGACTTCTATGCTGCAAATTCTGA